One part of the Hydra vulgaris chromosome 01, alternate assembly HydraT2T_AEP genome encodes these proteins:
- the LOC136075069 gene encoding roquin-2-like, giving the protein MQLIIDKLQTSATFSSSLQELFIEFQRTYDPENLEKQFPHFEKLASIDPNPEGEPLLWKDIGECMTSLLVIVSRYRIFAKAYANKNKGNIYKELKYRKCRNVPAGHNSPDSCENNLKKVKLYFFGMNAQYRTQVTSNNAPNGSPFSPICSTSKIDEG; this is encoded by the exons ATGCAGTTAATCATTGACAAG CTGCAAACTTCTGCTACATTTTCATCAAGTCTACAAGAACtttttattgagtttcaaaGGACATATGATCCAGAAAACTTAGAAAAGCAATTTCCTCACTTTGAAAAACTAGCTAGCATTGATCCTAATCCCGAAGGTGAACCACTATTATGGAAAGATATAGGAGAATGCATGACATCTCTTCTTGTAATTGTGTCAAGATATAGAATTTTTGCTAAA gcttatgctaataaaaataaaggaaatataTATAAGGAACTCAA ATATCGAAAATGCAGAAATGTTCCAGCTGGACATAATTCACCAGATTCTTgtgaaaataatctaaaaaaagtcaaattatacttttttggAATGAATG CTCAATATAGAACACAAGTAACTAGTAATAATGCACCAAATGGGTCACCATTTAGTCCAATTTGTTCAACTTCAAAGATTGATGAAG